The stretch of DNA GCGACCAGGTCCACATTCAGGTCCAGACCGCCAGCGACGGCAGCGCCACCACGCTGCGCGCCTGGTCCGGCCAGCTGGAAAGCGCCATGGCGGCGGCCGGCGCCCAGTTATCGTCGCTGAGCATCAGCCAGGAGGACGGCGATGCCGGATGAAACCGCCCGCAAGCCGCTGCAACAGGCGGTGGCGCTGGCCTACGACACCGGCCAGCCGGCCCCCAAAGTGGTGGCCAAGGGCCGTGGCCTGATCGCCGAGCAGATCATCCACGTCGCCCAGGAAGCCGGAGTGGCTATCCACGAATCCAAGGAGCTTGTCTCGCTGCTCATGGATATTGATCTTGATCAACAGATTCCGCCCATGTTGTATCGGACGATTGCGGAACTATTAGCGTGGCTATATCATATTGAAGCAGCGCAAAAGTCTGGTACGCCACTGCCGCCGGCGCCGGACACCAGCATCCCATTGACCGAAATTTGACTCGACTGGTAACAGATGTACCCACACTTTCAGGATGCGGAATTGGAAAACTGGCATGATTTTGAAGTCGAGTCGCGGCGGGAGATCATCGCCCTGCTGCGCGGCATCGGCGAGAAAAATCAGTTAATCCGCATGCTCATCAAGGGCGAGGCCGATGTCTGCGTGACCTCTATTCTGGATGTCGACGAAGCGGCGCAGGCCGTCTACCTCGACTGTTCGATCGACCAGGACCAGAACCGGCGGGTGCTGGCGTCACGCCAGCTGTCGTTTGAGACCACGCTGGACAAGGTGCGCATCCTGTTTGCCGCCGAAAACGTCGAAGCCACCACCTACGAAGGCAATCCCGCCTTCAAGATTGCCATTCCCGCCACGCTGATCCGCTTGCAGCGGCGCGAGTTCTACCGCATCGGCACGCCGGTCAGCAACCCGGTGCGGGTGCTGATCGCGTTGCCGGCCGAGCTGGGTGGACCGACCAGCTTCCCGCTGGCCGACATCAGCTGCGGCGGCATCTCCATCCTCGACAACAAAATGATCCTGGGGAACGCGGTCGGCAAGGAATATCCGGATTGCCGCATCGACTTGCCGGAAGTGGGGGCGGTCGCCACCGCGCTACAGGTGCGCAATTCGCTGGACCTGACGCTGCTCAACAACAAGAGCAACCGCCGGCTGGGCTGTGAATTCCGCAACATCTCACGCGGCGCGCTGGCAACGGTGCAGCGCTACATCACCAAGCTGGAACGCGAACGCAACGCCCGCATCGCCGGC from Duganella dendranthematis encodes:
- a CDS encoding EscU/YscU/HrcU family type III secretion system export apparatus switch protein, which gives rise to MPDETARKPLQQAVALAYDTGQPAPKVVAKGRGLIAEQIIHVAQEAGVAIHESKELVSLLMDIDLDQQIPPMLYRTIAELLAWLYHIEAAQKSGTPLPPAPDTSIPLTEI
- a CDS encoding flagellar brake protein, encoding MYPHFQDAELENWHDFEVESRREIIALLRGIGEKNQLIRMLIKGEADVCVTSILDVDEAAQAVYLDCSIDQDQNRRVLASRQLSFETTLDKVRILFAAENVEATTYEGNPAFKIAIPATLIRLQRREFYRIGTPVSNPVRVLIALPAELGGPTSFPLADISCGGISILDNKMILGNAVGKEYPDCRIDLPEVGAVATALQVRNSLDLTLLNNKSNRRLGCEFRNISRGALATVQRYITKLERERNARIAGLS